A single genomic interval of Desulfovibrio intestinalis harbors:
- a CDS encoding respiratory nitrate reductase subunit gamma, whose amino-acid sequence MTTLFYILGYLAVAGFICMAYLKIRSYMASSPLHVRWELYPVPHEGSKTVYGGSFMEEKDWWTKPRHISHWGDIKALLTEVLFLHATFEHNLKLWVRSYPFHVGMYMLMGGTIIVLCAVFAQLFGLNPQGGFMIFVGNIINAVVLVGTLCIIIGGIGLIERRRNDEGLRRYSTPEHYFNLVIFIVFGLLGLAAWAFSPSYFELARTFIYNLITFNFAPQTSVLFSLHLLIGFFLLIWIPMTHMGHVFMKYFTYHDIRWGDEPTSSSDKNKAKILEALKFNVTWSAKHIAGDGTPKSWVDVATTNPTEKKED is encoded by the coding sequence ATGACCACTTTGTTTTACATCTTGGGCTATTTGGCGGTAGCCGGCTTCATTTGCATGGCCTACTTGAAGATCAGATCTTACATGGCATCCAGCCCGTTGCATGTGCGCTGGGAACTTTATCCTGTGCCGCACGAGGGCAGTAAGACTGTTTACGGCGGCAGCTTCATGGAAGAAAAAGACTGGTGGACCAAGCCCCGCCACATTTCCCATTGGGGCGACATCAAGGCGCTGCTTACTGAAGTACTGTTTTTGCACGCCACGTTCGAGCATAACCTCAAGCTGTGGGTGCGCTCCTACCCCTTCCATGTGGGCATGTACATGCTCATGGGCGGCACTATCATCGTGCTTTGCGCAGTCTTTGCCCAGCTCTTTGGTCTGAACCCGCAGGGCGGCTTCATGATCTTTGTGGGCAATATTATCAACGCCGTGGTGCTGGTCGGCACGCTGTGCATCATCATTGGCGGCATCGGCCTGATTGAACGCCGCCGCAATGACGAAGGCCTGCGCCGCTACAGCACGCCCGAGCATTATTTCAATCTGGTCATATTCATAGTTTTCGGCCTGCTTGGTCTGGCCGCGTGGGCTTTCTCTCCTTCTTACTTCGAACTGGCCCGCACCTTTATTTACAATCTGATCACCTTCAACTTCGCTCCTCAAACCAGCGTTCTGTTCAGCCTGCACCTGTTGATCGGTTTCTTCCTGCTCATCTGGATTCCCATGACGCACATGGGCCATGTGTTCATGAAGTACTTCACCTATCATGACATCCGCTGGGGCGACGAGCCCACCAGCAGCAGCGACAAGAACAAAGCAAAGATTCTTGAGGCCCTCAAGTTCAATGTGACTTGGTCGGCCAAGCATATCGCCGGTGATGGCACCCCCAAGAGCTGGGTAGACGTTGCCACGACCAACCCCACAGAAAAGAAAGAAGACTAG
- a CDS encoding RrF2 family transcriptional regulator has protein sequence MKLSAKTRYAARILLYLAKNGLEQPISSSLLANKTGISSQFIEQILRQLRLAGITGSVRGAKGGHVLVRKPEDLTFGCIVRLMEGGIELSGCLEKPGNCSRFDACEVRKAWESLQSTLDGVFESITLRDLMQDDRLLR, from the coding sequence ATGAAACTTTCAGCAAAAACACGCTATGCAGCCCGTATCTTGCTTTATTTGGCAAAAAATGGGCTTGAACAGCCTATATCATCAAGCCTGCTTGCAAACAAAACTGGCATCAGCTCGCAGTTTATTGAACAGATCCTGCGCCAGCTTCGTCTGGCTGGCATTACTGGCAGCGTGCGTGGCGCCAAGGGGGGGCATGTGCTCGTGCGCAAACCCGAGGATCTCACCTTTGGCTGTATTGTCCGGCTGATGGAAGGAGGCATTGAGCTAAGCGGCTGCCTGGAAAAGCCAGGAAACTGCTCCCGGTTTGATGCCTGTGAGGTACGCAAAGCGTGGGAAAGCCTTCAATCAACTCTGGATGGAGTGTTTGAATCCATTACCTTGCGTGACCTTATGCAGGACGACCGTCTTTTACGCTGA
- a CDS encoding RrF2 family transcriptional regulator, whose protein sequence is MRISTMACHALHLLLCLSEQDQAMPASASELAACTGISEKFVQKIMRLLQAEGIVKSVRGIAGGHMLARNPDAVTLADIINAVEGGITLPGVNSEAPAGKAAFDVWDKAAMTLQNSLDAVTLSSVRQSAGFSQRPGTRRKADHATSRRPESESGGSNAKAYSLGRQRCRKPKQDVAGLTSV, encoded by the coding sequence ATGCGTATTTCCACAATGGCCTGTCATGCGCTGCATTTGCTATTGTGCCTTTCTGAACAAGATCAGGCCATGCCTGCATCTGCTTCAGAGCTTGCGGCATGTACAGGCATCTCTGAAAAATTTGTGCAAAAGATCATGCGTTTGTTGCAGGCTGAAGGCATTGTCAAAAGCGTGCGTGGTATCGCTGGGGGGCATATGCTTGCCCGTAACCCTGACGCCGTAACCCTTGCGGACATAATTAACGCTGTTGAAGGGGGAATAACCCTGCCTGGCGTTAACAGCGAAGCCCCTGCTGGCAAAGCTGCATTTGATGTTTGGGACAAGGCCGCCATGACCTTACAAAACTCCCTGGACGCAGTGACCCTTAGTTCTGTTCGCCAAAGTGCGGGATTTTCCCAGCGCCCTGGCACGCGCCGCAAGGCAGATCATGCAACCTCAAGACGCCCAGAATCCGAATCCGGAGGCTCCAATGCAAAAGCATATTCTCTTGGTAGACAGCGATGCCGCAAGCCTAAGCAGGATGTCGCAGGTCTTACGTCAGTCTAA
- a CDS encoding response regulator gives MSQVLRQSNYQVSVACSCDESLNMVNDRKPDCIIFDVDLEGTSGTIMYSRLRRNSQTRGIPAIVCTNVGPRPVCFGTGIPVLSKNCSGDALLGAVSAAFAC, from the coding sequence ATGTCGCAGGTCTTACGTCAGTCTAACTATCAGGTAAGTGTGGCCTGTAGCTGCGATGAAAGCCTGAATATGGTCAATGACCGCAAGCCTGATTGCATAATCTTTGATGTTGATCTTGAAGGCACTTCAGGAACAATCATGTACAGCCGCTTGCGCAGGAACTCGCAAACCCGTGGCATTCCGGCGATTGTCTGCACCAATGTGGGCCCCAGGCCGGTATGCTTTGGAACCGGCATACCCGTTTTGAGCAAAAATTGTTCAGGTGATGCCCTATTGGGTGCCGTTTCGGCAGCTTTTGCCTGCTAG
- the hmcF gene encoding sulfate respiration complex iron-sulfur protein HmcF has product MSELLCTPTPITTKEGILELLKDKVGAQYYSQMKEMKVDQAALARDLEQTSKSRTRTWLNVCAHCAMCADSCFFYRTNNNDPTQIPSYKIQATLGELIRRKGKVDAEFMIKCMDAAWGKCTCCNRCAVYCPHGIDTGVMFSYLRGILFKHGFIPWEMKIGSGMHRVYGAQMDVTEEDWLETCEWMVEEQQEEWPDLEIPVEKEHADVMYILNAREVKHYPEDIALAAILFHVTDTDWTVPREGWENTSLTMFAGDWEGCAQNVKRIYSAIDRIKPKVVVGTECGHAHRATVVEGPYWAGRESGDAPVRFMHYVEWVAEMLRTGKLKIDPAKKIKVPCTLQDSCNYVRNDGLGSATREIMSYIAEDFREMDPKGDHNFCCGGGGGLNGIGVYRKERNVGLKNKLDQIKATGAELVVTPCHNCWDAIRDMMEVYEEHNIKWSFLKPLLAEMIIVPPHIRHNELE; this is encoded by the coding sequence ATGTCCGAATTGCTTTGCACCCCTACCCCAATCACCACCAAAGAAGGCATTCTTGAACTGCTGAAAGATAAGGTAGGGGCGCAATACTACAGCCAGATGAAGGAAATGAAAGTTGATCAGGCTGCCCTCGCCCGCGACTTGGAGCAGACCAGTAAATCTCGCACCCGCACATGGCTCAATGTCTGCGCACATTGCGCCATGTGTGCAGACAGCTGCTTTTTTTACAGAACAAACAACAATGATCCCACTCAGATTCCATCCTACAAAATTCAGGCGACCCTGGGCGAACTCATACGCCGCAAGGGCAAGGTTGATGCAGAGTTCATGATCAAGTGCATGGATGCGGCCTGGGGCAAGTGCACCTGTTGCAACCGCTGCGCTGTGTACTGCCCGCACGGCATAGACACTGGCGTCATGTTCAGCTACCTGCGCGGCATCCTCTTCAAGCATGGCTTTATTCCGTGGGAAATGAAGATCGGATCTGGCATGCACCGTGTGTATGGCGCGCAGATGGACGTAACCGAAGAAGATTGGTTGGAAACCTGCGAATGGATGGTGGAAGAACAGCAGGAAGAATGGCCTGACCTCGAAATTCCTGTGGAAAAAGAGCATGCGGATGTCATGTATATCCTCAATGCCCGTGAGGTTAAGCACTATCCAGAAGACATCGCGCTGGCCGCAATTCTTTTTCACGTCACAGATACCGACTGGACCGTGCCGCGCGAAGGGTGGGAAAATACCTCATTGACGATGTTTGCTGGCGACTGGGAAGGTTGCGCGCAGAATGTCAAACGCATTTACTCAGCCATAGACCGCATCAAGCCCAAGGTAGTTGTGGGAACGGAATGTGGACATGCCCATCGTGCCACGGTTGTCGAAGGGCCGTATTGGGCAGGACGCGAAAGCGGAGACGCGCCAGTACGCTTCATGCACTATGTTGAGTGGGTGGCCGAAATGCTGCGCACGGGCAAGCTGAAGATTGATCCCGCCAAAAAAATCAAGGTGCCGTGTACCTTGCAGGATTCCTGCAACTATGTCCGCAATGACGGACTCGGCAGCGCTACGCGGGAAATCATGAGCTACATAGCTGAAGATTTTAGAGAAATGGATCCCAAGGGGGATCATAACTTCTGCTGTGGCGGTGGTGGAGGACTCAACGGCATTGGCGTGTACCGCAAGGAACGAAATGTCGGCCTCAAAAACAAGCTGGATCAGATCAAGGCCACAGGGGCTGAGCTGGTCGTCACTCCTTGCCACAACTGCTGGGACGCCATCCGCGACATGATGGAAGTGTACGAGGAACACAATATCAAGTGGTCCTTCCTAAAACCCCTGCTTGCTGAAATGATAATCGTGCCTCCACACATTCGCCATAATGAGCTGGAGTAG
- the hmcE gene encoding sulfate respiration complex protein HmcE, whose translation MLDFITGPLFVISLVIFVVGMLARIFWYVRGLDWRLERVAYRYHTDRSVPGALASIFKWLIPGGTDGWRTQPVAAVLFFLLHFGAVLVPLFLLGHTVLLERYVGITLPSLPGTLADILSVLSLAAIVLLGIRRMVSPALRQLNSGSDWLILVLTFLPFATGLIARLDTSAYQSWMILHVLSGELFLILAPFTKLSHIVLFFMSRAQIGMDFAIKRGGATRGGAFPW comes from the coding sequence ATGCTTGATTTCATTACCGGACCCTTGTTTGTCATTTCTCTTGTTATTTTTGTGGTGGGTATGCTGGCCCGTATTTTCTGGTATGTGCGCGGCCTGGACTGGCGGCTCGAACGTGTGGCCTACCGATATCATACAGACCGTTCTGTGCCTGGCGCGCTGGCGTCAATCTTCAAATGGCTGATCCCCGGCGGCACTGACGGCTGGCGAACGCAACCTGTTGCAGCTGTTCTCTTTTTCCTTTTGCATTTTGGCGCTGTTCTTGTGCCTCTCTTTTTGCTTGGACATACAGTGCTGCTTGAGCGCTATGTAGGGATAACCCTGCCCTCGCTGCCGGGAACACTGGCTGATATCCTCTCTGTACTGAGCCTTGCGGCCATTGTTTTGCTGGGCATACGCCGCATGGTATCACCTGCCCTTAGACAGCTGAACAGCGGATCAGACTGGCTCATACTGGTTTTGACATTTTTGCCCTTTGCCACGGGGCTTATAGCCCGGCTGGACACCTCCGCCTATCAAAGCTGGATGATTCTGCATGTGCTGAGCGGCGAACTTTTCCTTATTCTGGCACCCTTTACCAAGCTTTCACACATAGTTCTCTTCTTCATGTCGCGCGCTCAGATCGGTATGGACTTCGCCATCAAAAGAGGCGGAGCCACACGCGGTGGCGCATTCCCCTGGTAA
- a CDS encoding cytochrome c3 family protein: protein MQEKNVRFRIILPCLLVLTLGLVLSSGEALGEERIPFTYPPFSAKKMPPVFFTHDQHIAYLDGKGQDCTTCHDMTDEGLAESLMNVRNIAPRKQMDYLHATCTECHVKLSKGPRLVDCRVCHSERIASEHAAKK, encoded by the coding sequence ATGCAGGAAAAAAACGTCAGATTCAGAATCATTCTCCCCTGCTTGTTGGTTTTGACCCTAGGCCTGGTGCTGTCTTCGGGCGAGGCCCTGGGTGAAGAGCGCATCCCCTTCACCTACCCGCCTTTCAGTGCCAAAAAGATGCCGCCGGTCTTCTTCACTCACGATCAACACATTGCCTACCTTGATGGCAAGGGGCAGGACTGTACAACCTGCCATGACATGACAGATGAGGGTCTTGCAGAGTCACTCATGAACGTTCGAAACATTGCCCCGCGAAAACAGATGGATTACCTGCACGCTACCTGTACCGAATGCCATGTAAAACTGTCCAAGGGCCCCCGCCTTGTTGACTGCCGGGTCTGCCATAGCGAACGCATTGCATCTGAGCATGCCGCCAAAAAATAG